One part of the Quercus lobata isolate SW786 chromosome 7, ValleyOak3.0 Primary Assembly, whole genome shotgun sequence genome encodes these proteins:
- the LOC115953184 gene encoding F-box protein PP2-A15 translates to MGASLSNLADGSSGLDSGPGLGDIPESCVACVFLYLTPPEICNLARLNRAFRGAASSDSVWESKLPANYQDLLDLLPPESYKSLSKKDIFALLSRPVPFHDGTKEVWLDRVTGRVCMAISARGLAITGIEDRRYWNWIPTEESRFNLVAYLQQIWWFEVDGVIKFPFPADSYTLSFRLHLGRFSKRLGRRVCSFEHTHGWGIKPVRFELFTTDGQQALCECCLDDTEHDEINGYHKRGCWIDYKVGEFIVTDSDPVTEVRFSMKQIDCTHSKGGLCVDSVFIIPSDLKDRKRRGVLK, encoded by the exons ATGGGGGCGTCGCTGTCGAACTTGGCGGACGGGTCGTCGGGTTTGGATTCGGGTCCCGGTCTAGGGGACATACCGGAGAGTTGCGTGGCCTGCGTGTTTCTCTACCTGACTCCGCCAGAGATTTGCAACCTCGCGAGGCTGAACCGCGCGTTTCGCGGGGCCGCGTCGTCGGACTCGGTGTGGGAGTCGAAGTTGCCGGCGAACTATCAAGATCTGCTCGATCTGTTGCCGCCGGAGAGTTACAAGAGCTTGTCGAAGAAGGATATCTTCGCTCTGCTCTCTCGCCCTGTTCCATTCCACGATGGCACTAAG GAGGTGTGGCTGGACAGGGTTACAGGAAGGGTTTGCATGGCGATATCGGCGAGAGGATTGGCGATAACCGGAATCGAAGACCGGAGATACTGGAATTGGATTCCTACTGAAGAATCTAG GTTCAATCTTGTGGCCTATTTGCAGCAAATATGGTGGTTTGAAGTAGATGGAGTGATAAAGTTCCCCTTTCCTGCTGATAGCTATACTCTGTCATTCAGGCTTCATCTTGGAAGGTTTTCCAAAAGGCTTGGACGGCGTGTGTGTAGTTTTGAGCATACCCATGGTTGGGGTATCAAGCCAGTACGATTTGAGTTATTTACTACGGATGGTCAGCAGGCATTATGTGAGTGCTGTTTAGACGACACTGAACATGATGAAATCAATGGCTATCATAAGCGTGGATGCTGGATAGATTACAAGGTTGGTGAATTCATTGTTACTGACTCAGATCCTGTGACTGAAGTCAGATTTTCCATGAAACAGATAGATTGCACACATTCTAAAGGCGGGCTTTGTGTAGATTCTGTATTTATTATCCCCAGTGATTTAAAAGACCGTAAAAGAAGAGGGGTTTTGAAGTAG